CTCCAGCACTTTCTTCATGATCTCGGCGGCTTTCTTACTGCTGAAAGCCAACAGGTTGAGCGCTTCGCCCACCTTCTTCCCGCGGATCTGGTCGGCGACCAAGCGGGCTTTCTGGGCGGAGATTCGAGCGCCCGACAACTTAGCGGCTACTTCCATTTCCTAACCCCTTAACGCTTGGCTTTCTTGTCTGCCACGTGCCCACGATAAGTGCGGGTACCGGCAAACTCGCCCAGTTTGTGGCCAACCATGTCTTCGTTCACGAGAACTGGGACGTGCAGACGACCGTTGTGTACAGCGATGGTCAAACCGACCATTTGTGGCAGGATCATCGAACGACGCGACCAGGTCTTAACTGGTTTGCGATCGTTCTTTTCCGCCGCCACTTCGATCTTCTTCAGTAGGTGAAGATCAATAAAAGGACCTTTTTTCAGAGAACGTGGCACTGTCGTATCCCTCTATTTACTTGCGACGACGGACGATCATTTTGTCGGTACGCTTATTACCACGAGTCTTCGCGCCCTTAGTCGGGAAGCCCCATGGCGATACCGGATGACGACCACCAGAGGTACGACCTTCACCACCACCGTGTGGGTGGTCAACCGGGTTCATGGCAACACCACGAACGGTTGGGCGAACGCCACGCCAGCGTTTGGCACCAGCTTTACCCAGCGAACGCAGGCTGTGCTCGGAGTTCGAGACTTCACCCAGGGTCGCGCGGCATTCAGCCAGCACTTTACGCATCTCACCAGAACGCAGACGCAGGGTCACGTAGACACCTTCACGAGCGATCAGCTGAGCCGAAGCACCAGCGGAACGAGCGATTTGCGCGCCTTTACCTGGCTTCAATTCGATGCCGTGTACGGTGCTACCAACTGGAATGTTACGCAGTTGCAGAGCGTTGCCCGGCTTGATCGGCGCCAAAGCACCTGCGATCAGCTGGTCACCAGCACTCACGCCTTTAGGGGCGATGATGTAGCGACGCTCGCCATCTGCGTACAGCAGCAGAGCGATGTGAGCAGTACGGTTTGGATCGTATTCGATACGCTCGACAGTGGCAGAGATGCCATCTTTGTCGTTGCGACGGAAGTCGACCAGACGATAATGCTGCTTATGGCCACCACCGATGTGACGAGTGGTAATGCGACCATTGTTGTTACGACCACCAGTCTTCGATTTCTTCTCGAGCAGCGGTGCGTGAGGAGCGCCTTTATGCAGCTCCTGGTTGACCACCTTGACCACAAAACGGCGGCCAGGGGAAGTCGGTTTGCATTTAACGATTGCCATGATGCACCCCTTCCTTACTCAGCACTGCTGCTGAAATCGAGATCTTGGCCTGGCTGAAGGGAGATAACTGCCTTCTTCCAGTCATTACGCTTGCCCAGACCGCGAGCAGTGCGCTTGCTCTTACCCAGAACATTCAGGGTAGTAACACGCTCAACTTTCACGCTGAACAGGCTTTCGACGGCCTTCTTGATTTCCAGCTTGGTTGCGTCAGTTGCAACCTTGAAAACGAACTGGCCTTTCTTGTCAGCCAGAACCGTAGCCTTTTCGGAAACGTGCGGGCCAAGCAGAACTTTAAATACGCGTTCCTGGTTCATCCCAGCAGCTCCTCGAATTTCTTCACGGCCGACACGGTGATCAACACCTTGTCGTATGCGATCAGACTAACTGGATCGGAACCTTGCACGTCACGTACATCAACGTGCGGCAGGTTGCGAGCAGCCAGGTACAGGTTCTGATCAACAGCTTCGGACACGATCAAAACGTCGGTCAGGCTCATGTTGTTCAGTTTGCCCAGCAGATCTTTGGTTTTTGGACTTTCAACAGCGAAGTCCTGAACCACGACCAGACGATCAGTACGCACGAGTTCAGCAAGGATGGAGCGCAGTGCTGCGCGATACATCTTCTTGTTGAGCTTCTGAGAGTGATCCTGTGGACGAGCTGCGAAAGTGGTACCACCGCCACGCCAGATTGGGCTACGGATAGTACCGGCACGAGCACGGCCAGTACCTTTCTGACGCCAAGGGCGCTTACCGCCACCACGTACGTCGGAACGGGTCTTTTGCTGCTTGCTACCTTGACGGCCGCCGGCCATGTAGGCCACGACTGCTTGGTGAACGAGCGTCTCGTTGAATTCGCCGCCAAATGTCAGTTCGGAAACTTCGATCGCTTGAGCGTCATTTACATTTAATTGCATGTCAGCTTCCCCTTAACCGCGAGCCTTGGCCGCTGGACGTACAACCAGGTTGCCGCCAGTAGCGCCAGGAACAGCACCCTTGACCAACAACAGATTGCGTTCAGCGTCGACGCGCACTACTTCGAGGGACTGCACGGTCACGCGCTCAGCGCCCATATGACCGGACATTTTTTTGCCCTTGAATACACGACCAGGAGTCTGGCACTGGCCAATAGAGCCCGGGACGCGGTGGGAAACGGAGTTACCGTGAGTGTTGTCTTGACCACGGAAATTCCAACGCTTGATCGTACCCTGGAAGCCTTTACCCTTGGACTGACCGGTTACATCAACCAGTTGACCAGCGGCGAAGATTTCAGCGTTGATCAGATCGCCAGCCTGGTAGTCACCATCTTCAAGACGGAACTCCATGACAGTACGACCAGCTGCAACGTTTGCTTTAGCGAAGTGACCTGCTTGAGCAGCAGTCACGCGCGAAGCACGACGCTCGCCGACAGTGACTTGCACTGCACGATAGCCATCGGTTTCTTCAGTTTTGAACTGGGTGACGCGATTCGGTTCGATCTCAATGACCGTAACCGGAATGGAGACACCTTCTTCGGTGAAAATACGGGTCATACCGCATTTACGACCGACTACACCAATAGTCATGTTGTAAACCTCATGAGTGTACGGGGCTTTCACCCGCTATGGCCGCCCATTTCAGAGCGTTACACGACTAAGACCCAAGTCTTAGCCGAGGCTGATCTGTACTTCCACACCGGCCGCCAGATCAAGCTTCATAAGTGCATCAACGGTTTTATCCGTTGGCTGGACGATGTCCAGAACGCGCTTATGAGTACGGATCTCGTACTGGTCACGCGCGTCTTTGTTGACGTGCGGGGAGACCAGAACGGTGAACCGCTCTTTACGGGTAGGCAGTGGAATTGGACCACGCACTTGAGCACCAGTACGTTTCGCGGTTTCCACGATTTCCTGGGTGGATTGGTCGATCAGGCGATGGTCAAAAGCCTTCAACCTGATACGGATTTGCTGATTTTGCATTGGATTTCAGACTCCGGCTGCTATTCCCAGCGAGCGCAATACGCCCGTTAAAAGGAGGCGCAATTCTATAGACGCCCCAGATAGGTGTCAACCCAATAAAAAAGCCCCCGCTGAGCGGGGGCTTTTCAAAGCATCGAAGCTATCTCAAAAGAGATGCTTACTCGATGATTTTAGCTACAACACCAGCGCCAACAGTACGGCCGCCTTCACGAATTGCGAAGCGCAGACCGTCTTCCATTGCGATGGTTTTGATCAGGGTAACTTCCATTTGGATGTTATCACCTGGCATTACCATTTCAACGCCTTCTGGCAGCTGGCAGTTACCAGTCACGTCAGTAGTGCGGAAGTAGAACTGTGGACGGTAGCCTTTGAAGAAAGGAGTATGACGACCGCCTTCTTCTTTGCTCAGAACGTAGACTTCAGCGGTGAACTTGGTGTGCGGCTTAACCGAACCCGGCTTAACCAGAACCTGGCCACGCTCAACGTCGTCACGCTTGGTACCACGCAGCAGAACGCCGCAGTTCTCGCCAGCACGACCTTCGTCGAGCAGCTTGCGGAACATTTCAACACCAGTGCAGACGGTGTTGGTGGTGTCACGCAGACCAACGATTTCCAGAGCATCTTGAACGCGAACGATACCGCGCTCGATACGACCGGTAACAACAGTACCACGACCGGAGATCGAGAATACGTCTTCGATTGGCATCAGGAATGGCTTGTCGGTCAGACGAACTGGTTCTGGGATGTAGCTGTCCAGAGTCTCTACCAGCTTCTTAACAGCGGTAGTGCCCATTTCGTTGTCGTCTTTGCCTTCCAGCGCCATACGAGCAGAACCGATGATGATCGGAGTGTCGTCGCCTGGGAAGTCGTAAGTGCTCAGCAGATCGCGCACTTCCATCTCAACCAGTTCCAGCAGCTCAGCGTCGTCTACCAGGTCAGCCTTGTTCAGGAAGACCACGATGTACGGAACGCCTACCTGACGGGACAGCAGGATGTGCTCACGGGTTTGTGGCATCGGACCATCAGCGGCCGAGCAAACCAGGATCGCGCCGTCCATCTGGGCAGCACCAGTGATCATGTTCTTCACGTAGTCAGCGTGACCTGGGCAGTCAACGTGAGCGTAGTGACGAATCGAAGAGTTGTACTCTACGTGCGCGGTGTTGATGGTGATACCACGAGCTTTTTCTTCTGGAGCGCTGTCGATTTTATCGAAATCAACGACTGCGGAACCGAAAACTTCGGAGCAGACGCGAGTCAGAGCTGCGGTCAGAGTGGTTTTACCGTGGTCAACGTGACCGATAGTGCCAACGTTGACGTGCGGTAGGGAACGATCAAATTTTTCTTTAGCCACGACAATTAACTCCTTGCCTAAAGGACTGAATCAGCCTTGTTTTTTGGATACAGTTTCAGCGATGTGCGCCGGAGCTGTGTTGTATTTTTTGAATTCCATAGAGTAGCTTGCGCGACCCTGGGACATGGAGCGAACGTCGGTCGCATAACCGAACATCTCACCCAACGGAACCTCGGCGCGAATCACTTTGCCGGAAACCGTGTCTTCCATACCCAAGATCATGCCGCGACGACGGTTAAGGTCGCCCATGACATCACCCATATAGTCTTCAGGTGTAACAACTTCTACCGCCATGATTGGCTCAAGCAACTCACCACCGCCCTTTTGGGCCAGTTGCTTGGTTGCCATGGAAGCAGCCACCTTAAACGCCATCTCGTTGGAGTCGACGTCGTGGTAAGAACCGTCAAAAACGGTTGCTTTCAGGCCGATCAGCGGATAGCCGGCAACAACACCGTTCTTCATCTGCTCTTCGATACCCTTCTGGATAGCAGGGATGTATTCCTTAGGAACAACACCACCTACTACTTCGTTCACGAATTGCAGACCTTCCTGACCTTCGTCAGCAGGAGCAAAACGGATCCAGCAGTGACCGAACTGACCACGACCGCCGGACTGACGAACGAACTTGCCTTCGATTTCACAGTTCTTCGTGATGCGCTCACGATAGGAAACCTGAGGCTTACCGATGTTGGCTTCGACGTTGAACTCACGGCGCATCCGGTCAACCAGGATGTCCAGGTGCAACTCGCCCATGCCGGAGATGATCGTTTGACCAGTCTCTTCATCAGTTTTGACGCGGAAAGATGGATCTTCCTGAGCAAGCTTGCCCAGAGCGATACCCATTTTTTCCTGGTCATCCTTGGTCTTAGGCTCTACGGCAACCGAAATAACCGGCTCCGGGAAGTCCATGCGAACCAGGATGATTGGCTTGTCAGCATTGCACAAAGTCTCACCAGTGGTGACGTCCTTCATGCCGATCAGGGCCGCGATGTCACCAGCGCGCACTTCCTTGATCTCTTCACGGGCGTTTGCGTGCATTTGCACCATACGACCCACACGCTCTTTCTTACCTTTAACCGAGTTGATCACGCCGTCGCCGGAGTTCAACACGCCCGAGTAAACACGGACGAAGGTCAAGGTACCCACGAATGGGTCAGTGGCAATTTTAAATGCCAGAGCGGAGAACGGTTCTGCGTCGTCTGCATGACGCTCCAGCTCGATAGTCTCGTCATCCGGGTCAGTACCCTTGATGGCAGGAATATCAACTGGCGCCGGCAGGTAGTCGATCACAGCATCGAGAACCAGAGGAACACCCTTGTTCTTGAAGGAAGAACCGCAAACAGCCAAGACGATTTCGCCAGCGATAGTACGCTGACGCAGAGCAGCCTTGATCTCCACGTTGGTGAGTTCTTCACCTTCGAGGTACTTGTTCATCAGAT
The genomic region above belongs to Pseudomonas sp. S35 and contains:
- the rpsS gene encoding 30S ribosomal protein S19; the encoded protein is MPRSLKKGPFIDLHLLKKIEVAAEKNDRKPVKTWSRRSMILPQMVGLTIAVHNGRLHVPVLVNEDMVGHKLGEFAGTRTYRGHVADKKAKR
- the rplB gene encoding 50S ribosomal protein L2, which produces MAIVKCKPTSPGRRFVVKVVNQELHKGAPHAPLLEKKSKTGGRNNNGRITTRHIGGGHKQHYRLVDFRRNDKDGISATVERIEYDPNRTAHIALLLYADGERRYIIAPKGVSAGDQLIAGALAPIKPGNALQLRNIPVGSTVHGIELKPGKGAQIARSAGASAQLIAREGVYVTLRLRSGEMRKVLAECRATLGEVSNSEHSLRSLGKAGAKRWRGVRPTVRGVAMNPVDHPHGGGEGRTSGGRHPVSPWGFPTKGAKTRGNKRTDKMIVRRRK
- the rplW gene encoding 50S ribosomal protein L23, translated to MNQERVFKVLLGPHVSEKATVLADKKGQFVFKVATDATKLEIKKAVESLFSVKVERVTTLNVLGKSKRTARGLGKRNDWKKAVISLQPGQDLDFSSSAE
- the rplD gene encoding 50S ribosomal protein L4 codes for the protein MQLNVNDAQAIEVSELTFGGEFNETLVHQAVVAYMAGGRQGSKQQKTRSDVRGGGKRPWRQKGTGRARAGTIRSPIWRGGGTTFAARPQDHSQKLNKKMYRAALRSILAELVRTDRLVVVQDFAVESPKTKDLLGKLNNMSLTDVLIVSEAVDQNLYLAARNLPHVDVRDVQGSDPVSLIAYDKVLITVSAVKKFEELLG
- the rplC gene encoding 50S ribosomal protein L3, with the translated sequence MTIGVVGRKCGMTRIFTEEGVSIPVTVIEIEPNRVTQFKTEETDGYRAVQVTVGERRASRVTAAQAGHFAKANVAAGRTVMEFRLEDGDYQAGDLINAEIFAAGQLVDVTGQSKGKGFQGTIKRWNFRGQDNTHGNSVSHRVPGSIGQCQTPGRVFKGKKMSGHMGAERVTVQSLEVVRVDAERNLLLVKGAVPGATGGNLVVRPAAKARG
- the rpsJ gene encoding 30S ribosomal protein S10 codes for the protein MQNQQIRIRLKAFDHRLIDQSTQEIVETAKRTGAQVRGPIPLPTRKERFTVLVSPHVNKDARDQYEIRTHKRVLDIVQPTDKTVDALMKLDLAAGVEVQISLG
- the tuf gene encoding elongation factor Tu; this encodes MAKEKFDRSLPHVNVGTIGHVDHGKTTLTAALTRVCSEVFGSAVVDFDKIDSAPEEKARGITINTAHVEYNSSIRHYAHVDCPGHADYVKNMITGAAQMDGAILVCSAADGPMPQTREHILLSRQVGVPYIVVFLNKADLVDDAELLELVEMEVRDLLSTYDFPGDDTPIIIGSARMALEGKDDNEMGTTAVKKLVETLDSYIPEPVRLTDKPFLMPIEDVFSISGRGTVVTGRIERGIVRVQDALEIVGLRDTTNTVCTGVEMFRKLLDEGRAGENCGVLLRGTKRDDVERGQVLVKPGSVKPHTKFTAEVYVLSKEEGGRHTPFFKGYRPQFYFRTTDVTGNCQLPEGVEMVMPGDNIQMEVTLIKTIAMEDGLRFAIREGGRTVGAGVVAKIIE
- the fusA gene encoding elongation factor G, yielding MARTTPISRYRNIGIVAHVDAGKTTTTERVLFYTGKSHKMGEVHDGAATTDWMVQEQERGITITSAAITAFWKGSEKQYKDEHRFNVIDTPGHVDFTIEVERSLRVLDGAVVVFCGTSGVEPQSETVWRQANKYGVPRLVYVNKMDRAGANFLRVIGQIKQRLGHTPVPIQLAIGSEDNFQGQIDLLTMEAVYWNDADKGMVPVRKPIPAELQELADEWRNNMVEAAAEANEDLMNKYLEGEELTNVEIKAALRQRTIAGEIVLAVCGSSFKNKGVPLVLDAVIDYLPAPVDIPAIKGTDPDDETIELERHADDAEPFSALAFKIATDPFVGTLTFVRVYSGVLNSGDGVINSVKGKKERVGRMVQMHANAREEIKEVRAGDIAALIGMKDVTTGETLCNADKPIILVRMDFPEPVISVAVEPKTKDDQEKMGIALGKLAQEDPSFRVKTDEETGQTIISGMGELHLDILVDRMRREFNVEANIGKPQVSYRERITKNCEIEGKFVRQSGGRGQFGHCWIRFAPADEGQEGLQFVNEVVGGVVPKEYIPAIQKGIEEQMKNGVVAGYPLIGLKATVFDGSYHDVDSNEMAFKVAASMATKQLAQKGGGELLEPIMAVEVVTPEDYMGDVMGDLNRRRGMILGMEDTVSGKVIRAEVPLGEMFGYATDVRSMSQGRASYSMEFKKYNTAPAHIAETVSKKQG